DNA from Penaeus vannamei isolate JL-2024 chromosome 3, ASM4276789v1, whole genome shotgun sequence:
atacatacatacatatatacagacacgcacacatacacacaaacacacacacacacacacacccacacacacacacacacacacacacacacacacacacacacacatatatatatatatatatatatatatatatatatatatatatatatatatatatatattctatatatatatatacatatatacatattctatatatatatatatatatatatatacatatatatatatatatatacatatatatatatatatatatatatatatatatatatatatatatatatatatatatatgtttgtatatatatgtacatatatgtgtgtgtgtctgtgtatatatatacatatatatatatatatatatatatatatatatatatacatatatatatataaatatatatatatatatatatatatacataaatatatatatatatatatatatatatatacatatatatatatatatatgtatatatatatatatatatatatatatatatatatatatatatatatgtatgtatgtatgtatatatatatatatatatatatatatatatatatatgtatgtatgtatgtatgtatgtatgtatgtatgtatgtatgtatgtatgtatgtatgtatgtgcatgtatatattagacTCTCCTGTTAACCATTATCTTTTCACGTGTGAAGGAAACCATGGCTGAAGAAAGCGTAAATTATCACTTCCTTAATTTTTCGGCCAACGGAAGGCTCTTTGAACGACCGAGAACGTTTCATTTCGGCGTAAATCCCTCTAAAGTCTAGTGTCCACTTAGACTTTGGACGGTTCTTAATTATCAACGTGAacattgataagaaaaataataagaaccgaaagataaaaagaaataaaacaaggaaggaaaATATTGAATTCCAAATGTAAAGTGACTAAAATGAATATAGAGAAGCAGCAAAATGActaaaaataagatagataaaagataggtagatgaatacaaAACGAATTCCCCTATATCAAGTGTCCCCCATAAATATCATTTTCTTTGAGTAGTACCCCATACTTTACATTTTAGGAGTAACTTCTATTTTCTATGATCTTTGACGATTCATATGAAAAAATCATATAGAAAATATAACTGCCACAGGAGGTTGCAGCGGGAACGGCGACGGGTTGATTCATGAGCATAATCAGGGAAGCTGCGTTTGACGACGGAGCcacgacaatatatatatgtatattcatatatatatatatatatatatatatatatatatatatatatatatgcttatatatatatgcatatatgtatacacacacacacacacacacacacacacacacacacacacacacacacacacacacacacatatatatatatatatatatatatatatatatatatatatatatatatatatatatatatatatttgtgtgtgtgtgtgtgtgtgtgcgtatatacatatatacatatataaatatatatatatatatatatatatatatatatatatatatgtatatagatatatatacatatatatatatatatatatatatatatatatgtgtgtgtgtgtgtgtgtgtgcgtgtgtgtgtgtgtgtgtgtgtgtgtgtgtgtgtgtgtgtgtgtatgtatgtatgtatgtatgtatatatatatgtatatatatatatatatatatatatatatatatatatatatgaatatatatacatatacatatatatatatatatatatatatatatatatatatatatacatgtatgtgtatacatataaaattatacatatctatatgtatatatatgtatatatatatatatatatatatatatatatatatatatatatacatatatacatatatatacatatatacatatgtatatatatatatatatatatatatatatatatatatatatatatatatatgtatatatatatatatgtgtgtgtgtgtgtgtgtgtgtgtgtgtgtgtatatgtgtgtgtgtgtatatgtgtgtgtgtgtgtgtgtgtgtgtgtgtatatatatatatatatatatatatatatatatatatatatatatatatgtatgtgtatatatatatatatatatatatatatatatgtatatatatatatatatatatatatatatatatatatttatataatgtgtgtgtgtgtatatgtgttcgatATCTTAgaaattgttttatttgttccttTGAATGTTGATTTTaatctaaaataaagaaaaagggaaaaacggcCACGTCACTCTTGGAGGAACTGAAACACATCGATATTTAcatttctattcatctataaTTCCCATTATACTTTTCACAATAGTTTGATCTCAGAAAATATGACAAATTGGACCACCAATGAATTGGGAATAAAATAGCTCAATTTAGAATCATTCGAGACAATTTACATAATGGACAGACAATTCAATCAAACAAAAAGATTAAACTACAATGCAATCAAAAGCCCCCACGGTCGGCGTGGGCCTGCTGGCTGCGACCCCTCACGTAGGCCCTGTAGCATCGAAACCCGAAGATCGCAGACATGCAGATGAAGACAGCTGcaaacgagagaaggaaaagaaaataactctattGTTCTTGGTGTTCTTAAAAGATGTTCTCCAGGGAAAATAGTTAACGTCACTGCATTAGAACATTTCTAAAAACTTCACAAGCCTAAGGTGTTGTAGTTACGTAGTTCCTTCGACCTCGTGAGGCCTTACCTGCAACGGTCCCGAGGCCCGCACAGATCTGGTATACCGAGGAGTCCGGCGGGTACGCGAGGGTCAGGACGAGAATGAGCGAGTTGATGAAGACAGTTCCAATGAGGAAGAAGCTCACGGTTAAGCCATGGAAGGGTGTCATCCCCGGGTAGAACCTGAACCGGCTGAAGAACAAGTCCCTCATGCAGACGGTCACTTCCGTCCCGCCCCGCCCGGGCACTCCGAAGAACGCGATCAAGCCTGGCCTCATCTGGATGGCGGGGAGCGGCGAGCCATAGGCGCTCGCGCGGTTGGCGACGGCCTCGGGCAGCACAGAGCCGTCGTTGGGAACCAGGACCGGAGTCGCCTCAGCGCCGTCGACCAACATGGCTTCGATGGCCCCCTCTCCCATGGCTATTTTTTCCATCTTCAGCAACATTTCAACTTCCTGTCTCTTCCTGAAGTTCGAGTACTTCCTGAAGGCGATTACACCCCCTATGATTATCAACACTGAAAAAGAAATCAAACGCGTTTTTAAATagatgtaaaatatttttttcttgaatctaATTTATTCATGTAAATCCTTCTTGTTTCATGGCTGCCGGTGAACAAATTTTGGCGATATGATTATTCTGTCCCTTAGTATATGGCGACATTTTTCGTGAATGAACTTCCAATGTACTGGAATTTAATTATATAACCATAGTATATCATCGTAGAAAGCTATCCAGTTtcttactcattcacactcaaaAACAGACATACTGactgtgtgcgcgtctgtgtgtatggctatttatctttttacactTTTGTTCCTTTAGCTAACATAATGATCTTCATGACACGGAGCTTATTTGGATGTCAGTAATAATCACAGAACAGATAGGTCAATTTGTATCTTTAATGTAGATTATATATTCTAAAGATATTACCTGACATAGGAAAACGGGCAACAGAAGATAACTGGGAggcgaagcagaagaaaaagaacagtcTGGCTAAACTGAGGGAAGAGGTAAAATGAAGATGGATGGCAGAGAAGTTAGGctgaataaaaagatagagaaaaacgaTGACAGTGCCATAGAAGAATCAATTGAACGCAAGGAGTGTGGCGTCTCCAGCTGAAAGATTAGCAAAAAAGTCATCGCGTTATAACCGCAGGAAAGTTAAATGAATAAGGATTCTGCGTGACTTATGAGGGCTCACGGAAGACAAATGAAGCCTCACAAATCTCTTAACCCTTTacaaaaatgaaattatgaaatcagaggaagagagagaataaaacattgACTCTGCGAATGGTAACCATCGACAGTGTGCGAATAGCAACTGTTAACATTGTGCGAATAGCGACTATTGACACTATGCGAATAGCAACCATCCTTACTGTGCGAATAGCAACCATCCTTACTGTGCGAATAGCAACCATCGACACTGCGCGAACGGTAACCATCAGCATTGTGCGAAAAACAATCATCGACATTGTACGAATAGCAACCATCAATATTGTGcgaatagcaatcatcaacattgtgcgaataataatcatcaacactGTGCGAATAGCAACCATCAACCAACACAAGTACTCACCACCGACGACAACCTGGATGCTGCCGACAACGAGAGGCACGGCGAAGTCTCCCATGATCCCGATTGACACTGCGCCGGACATTAGAGTCAGAACACCCAGCGAGAAGGAACAGACGGCTGAGGTCTGGGAAAGGAACGGGACGTGTAACGATTAGAAAACGATTGGTATGTTTTCCTGTCCATAAGGATTTCGGGATTCATTCATATGCTatctccgcctgtctgtctgtctggcaggctttctttttgtttctctgttctcttAAAGGCCCTATCaaactagcactttttccgtcaaattttGCCTTTCCGTCTCAATTTGAGGCTTTCTGCAAGTATCATTTGCAAACGAACATctcccagacgaagacggttacgaccgtttccgtctgactaaatTCCGTCTTGATCTTATGCTGCCAAGGATCCATACAGTTAGActgttttttattgataaattagatGGAAGGAGTTAATGTTAACGTAATGTATGTTAGAACGGTcgtgtatatacaaattatataatcacatttctttaaaaaatcgTGATATGTATGAGAACTTCCGCGTGACCTCACTCCGTTTGTTTGCCTTGGTAGTGTGACAGGGCAGTCCATTTCCATACgaaaagttcattcggaaacgcaaaaattgatggaaaaagtgctggtgtgatagggcctttattctttctctctatctatctcgctcttccttcactctccgtcttcctctcccactccccccctaccctccctctatccctccctccctcccaccctccttcccctcctctccctatctctctctccctttccatctccgtctccccctctctccgtttctctccctccctccctcccaccctccttctccctccctctctatctatctctctatctcgctctccctatccctctccttctccttctccctcttcccctccccctccttctctctctctctctttctctcttcctcatttctcttttgcACAGTCACAAACTTACCTTGACAGGTCCTCTCATCAACGAGATCTTGACATCCTCTTGCGTGGGAAAATCGTCCATTGTGTGGTCCCTCGTCGAGCAGTGGCCGAGGCCTCCGTGCACCATGATGCTCCGCGCCTTTGATCTGTGTATCGAGGATGAAGAGTCTTTTGGTGAGTTCCCAGCTGTTGGTTTTAGCCTCGTTTAGCGGTGAATTTggctgtatttatgttttttttttttttttttttttttttttttttttttgaagccagctgtttttgtttttaattaatgtaatcaatgttttttttttctaggtatTCACGGAAATTGATGAGATGTTCGATGTTATAATATGAACAACAGCAAAACCTATGCTCTGTTATTTACAAGGAAATCTATATGTACCCATGTTACAGTTACACCAAATCCAGTATTGCTTGCATCAATAAGGCAGCATAGATGACGATTATAATCAACGATCACTTATAATGGATGTATAACGTGCAACCGATAACGTGATCACCAACAGATCGAGGTCGTTATTCACTCTACAAACGCTACGTTGCTTGTGACGGCTGGGAGTTTATCTAGGAAGCTAAAGGCTCTGTAGATAAGAGGAGATACGGTGAATGAGATAAGATGATAGCGTAAggtttttccttttacttcccaAATTTCACTTTTGACTGTTAGTTTCTCGCCATTTACGGATTTGCTAATTCATCCATTCCCCAAAACTTTCTCTTGTATTTTCCAAATTGTTTATCGCTGCCattgaatttttttctctctctctccaataactGCAAGATACACAAAGTCCTGTTGATTGCGGACCAAGAAAGGCAacgggaatatgtatatatatatatatgtatatatatatatatatatatatatatatatatatatatatatatatatatatatatgtatgtatgtatatatgtatctatgtatgtatatatatatatatatatatatatatatatatatatatatatatatatatatatatatatatgtatatatatatatatatatatatatatatatctatatatatatatatacatatatatatatatatataaatatatatatgtatatatatatgtatatatatatatatatatatatatatatatatatatgtatgtatgtatctatgtatctatctatctatatatatatatatatatatatatatatatatacatatatatacatatatatatatatatatatatatatatatatatatatatatatgcatatgtatatatatatatatatatttatttatatatatacatatatatatatgtatatatatatatatatatatatatatatatatatatatataaaataaagtttTACGAATTAGCAAAACAAGGATGTGAATTCTGGTTACTTTGGTTTACGGTTGTCTGTTGGGACTGAATTAGTGATCGCCTTCGAAAAAAAACGCTCTGCTTTACAACCGTTCAACTAAGACCATGCCTGAGCCAGGATCCACGTAAGCAAGGGAGAATATAAACTACTGTCGCTCTaactcactttctcctctcttcagcACAAAAGAACTGCCGTTGAATTACGCTAGCGTGCACCTGTTGTTTTTGTCTCTCCCCAAATATTTTCCATTAGTGATTTATTCCATAGACAAGACAAGTGGTCTTTCCTTTTTGCCTCTCCTTATGAACTGTTAATTCTGTCCGTGATTCATTCCACAGACAAAATAAATGCCGTTTCGTTACTGCCTTTCCCAGTCTGTTGATAATTTCTGTTAGTGATTCACTGAACAGACAAAACAAATTATTGCCTTCCCATGGGTAGTCTTTTCAGGATTTCTTCTAGTAATTCATTCCATAGAACCAGGGACGGCAGTGCACCCAGACTACTTCCGCCGCTGTCTGTATATCGCCCGTCTGAGCAGTATTTCCGGGTTGAGTAATACCTTTGGCTATCAGTAATAAGATCCTTATCAAGATTGAGTGATAATGCACTATTATCATCGTACAGGAAATTGTTTGTCAGTGGAAATAACACAATGCGTTTTGATGGTGAATACATTGATAACATTAACGTCAtaccatagttttttttttattaagtaaaTTAGTTGTGGTATGTAATTAGAATTATCCCACAAAAAATAGCCATctttgaatacataaataaaaacatacaacgaatatatatacatatatacatacatatatctgtggggagaagtgtatgtatgtataattatacatatatatatatatatatatatatatatatatatatatatatatatatatataaatatatatatatatatatatatatagagagagagagagagagagagagagagagagagagagagagagagagagagagagagagagagagagagagagagagagatttatgtatacatatatgtacatatatatatttgtgtgtgtgtgtctgtttgtgtgtgtgtgtgtgtgtgtatatatataaatatatatatatatatatatatatatgtatatatatacatatatatatatacatatatatatttatacatatacatatacatatacatatatatatttatacatatacatatacatatacatatatatatatatatatatatatgtatacatgtatatatatatatatatatatatatatatataaatatgtatgtatgtatatatatatatatttatatatatatatatatatatatatatatatatatatatatatatatatatatatgtatgaggaaTGGCAGAAAAGTTCCAGGCCTGATGTCACTATGAGTTTTCCTCTTCAAACtaatccccctggagtctaatgcaTGCTTGCATGCACTGCTGGAAGAATTCTTCCGGGATCCTATGCAGTCCCGTCGTTACGTCCTTTTTGATGTCGTCCCCGTCCTCAAAACGGGTCCCTTTTCTGACCCCCTTGACCTtagtgaagaggaaaaaatcacacagaGCCAGGTCGGGGAGTTGAGAGGTTGCTCCAGCATGGCAATGCTTTTTTCAGCCAGAAATTGTCAGGTGCTCAGAGCATTGTGAGCAGGTGTGTTATCATGGTGAAGCATCCATGAGTTGTCCTGCCATAACttttctcacgcactgaacgatgCAAACGCTGAAGTCTCTTTTTGTGGATATGTTAGTTGATCTTCTGGCCCTGTGGCCAGAAGATCTTTCTTAAATCTTTTGTGATATCAGTCCTgtaacttttctgacacacctcatatatctatctatctatatctatatatctatctatctatctatctatctatatatatatatatatatatatatatatatatatatacatatatatatatgcatacataatatttagatttagattaaAATATCTACACATCTGCTATCACAAAGATATGTTTGGAGCAAAAGACGATTCTCTGAAGGCGTGGCGGATGGTGACAATCATCTCAAGTTCTTCCTGTCGACTCCATGCCATCAGCCGCTGTCCTGCTGGCGGCGCCCCTTCGCGTAGGCGCCGTGGACCTGGAACCCAGAGCAAGCGGCGAGGAGGAGTAGTGCGCCtgcgcgggagagggaggggcagagttaGCTTTGTAGCGCGGCTGGGTTCGCTCCTCTTTTTATGATGTCAAAGCAtcaacacacaaatgcacgctgACAcacgtacaagtatatatatgtgtgtgtgtgcatatatatatatatatatatatatatatatatatatatattatatatatatatatatatatatatatatatatatatatatatatatacatgtattgaaatTTTTCCGTTATTTCTTTATGTCAGAAATATTTACAACAGTTGTTAATATTTCCTAAAGACTAAACGTCAATGTCTAGGTACTTGAGAAGTAAGGAAgttatgttaatgttaataacaagGATAGTATTAGCAGTGATAAAAGTAGCAAATATTAGTAGTGACATTGATAAGATACTAATTatgctatgattgttattagttAGACATCTTCATGACCGAACCAAAAGGAAGGACGTCCAAGCAAGCCCCGTGGTTCTCACCGCCGAACCCCCCCAGCGCCCCGCAGTTGGTGGCGACGCTTGCATCGAAAGGGAAGCTC
Protein-coding regions in this window:
- the LOC113813104 gene encoding uncharacterized protein, with protein sequence MVHGGLGHCSTRDHTMDDFPTQEDVKISLMRGPVKTSAVCSFSLGVLTLMSGAVSIGIMGDFAVPLVVGSIQVVVGVLIIIGGVIAFRKYSNFRKRQEVEMLLKMEKIAMGEGAIEAMLVDGAEATPVLVPNDGSVLPEAVANRASAYGSPLPAIQMRPGLIAFFGVPGRGGTEVTVCMRDLFFSRFRFYPGMTPFHGLTVSFFLIGTVFINSLILVLTLAYPPDSSVYQICAGLGTVAAVFICMSAIFGFRCYRAYVRGRSQQAHADRGGF